The Neochlamydia sp. S13 genome has a segment encoding these proteins:
- a CDS encoding D-aminoacyl-tRNA deacylase, which produces MHLYLANIAGKLLIISQFTLYRNYKKGRRPDLWKQASSSLAEIR; this is translated from the coding sequence ATGCATCTTTATTTAGCAAATATCGCAGGGAAACTTTTGATAATTAGTCAATTTACTCTATATAGAAATTACAAAAAAGGCAGAAGGCCTGACCTTTGGAAGCAAGCCTCTTCGTCTTTGGCAGAAATCCGTTAG